In one Gopherus evgoodei ecotype Sinaloan lineage chromosome 1, rGopEvg1_v1.p, whole genome shotgun sequence genomic region, the following are encoded:
- the SPRY2 gene encoding protein sprouty homolog 2, whose amino-acid sequence METRAQNGSGSQSLLQVRHDGGRQQGDSDLRDVLTQQVHVLSLDQIRAIRNTNEYTEGPTVAPRPGVKPAPRPASQHKNERPHGLPEHRHLTRVQHAQVHTSSRAPLSRSISTVSTGSRSSTRTSTSSNSSEHRLLGSSSGPMADGIIRVQPKSEFKTSDLKPLSKEDLGMHAYRCEDCGKCKCKECTSPRTLPSCWICDKQCLCSAQNVVDYGTCVCCVKCLFYHCSNDDEDNCADNPCSCSQSHCCTRWSAMGVVSLFLPCLWCYLPAQGCLKLCQGCYDRVNRPGCRCKHSNTVCCKVPSIPPRTFEKPT is encoded by the coding sequence ATGGAGACAAGAGCTCAGAATGGCAGTGGGTCCCAGTCTTTGCTACAGGTTCGGCATGAcggtgggaggcagcagggagactCTGACCTGAGGGATGTTCTGACTCAGCAGGTTCATGTGTTGTCACTGGACCAGATCAGGGCCATCCGAAATACAAATGAGTACACAGAGGGACCTACAGTGGCTCCGCGACCAGGAGTTAAACCTGCCCCTCGTCCAGCTAGCCAGCACAAAAACGAAAGACCACATGGCTTGCCTGAACATCGTCATCTTACCAGGGTCCAACATGCACAGGTACATACTTCCTCCCGGGCACCCCTGTCCCGTTCCATCAGTACGGTCAGCACAGGTTCACGGAGCAGTACAAGGACAAGTACAAGCAGTAATTCATCTGAACACAGACTTTTAGGATCATCCTCAGGGCCAATGGCTGATGGGATAATCAGGGTGCAGCCCAAGTCTGAGTTCAAAACAAGCGATCTGAAGCCCCTGAGCAAAGAAGACTTGGGCATGCATGCCTATAGGTGTGAGGACTGTGGAAAATGTAAGTGTAAGGAGTGCACTTCTCCAAGGACCCTGCCATCCTGTTGGATCTGTGACAAGCAGTGTCTTTGCTCAGCCCAGAATGTAGTTGATTATGGGACTTGTGTTTGCTGTGTGAAATGCCTCTTCTATCACTGCTCTAATGATGATGAGGACAACTGTGCTGACAACCCATGCTCTTGCAGTCAGTCACATTGCTGCACTAGATGGTCTGCCATGGGTGTTGTATCCCTCTTTTTGCCTTGCTTGTGGTGTTACTTACCAGCCCAGGGTTGCCTTAAATTGTGCCAGGGGTGTTATGACCGGGTAAACAGGCCCGGATGCCGCTGTAAACACTCAAACACAGTTTGTTGCAAAGTTCCCAGTATTCCCCCCAGGACCTTTGAAAAGCCAACATAG